A portion of the Candidatus Binatus sp. genome contains these proteins:
- a CDS encoding sulfate ABC transporter substrate-binding protein encodes MFGRRLKLTHTLAAIAVAASVALGVGAARGTQVTILNASYDPTRELYQSINARFAKDWKAKTGHDVTVYQSNGGSGKQARAVIDGLDADVVTLALAGDIDAIAEKANLLPSNWQSRLPDNSCPYTSTIVLVVRKGNPKKIHDWDDLVKPGVSVITPNPKTSGGARWNFLAAWGYALKRNGGDEKKAAAFAGALYKNVPVLDSGARGSTTTFVEREIGDVLIAWENEARMAIKQFGADQFEIVYPSVSILAEPPVAWVDKVDGRRGTAAISKAYLEFLYAPAAQEIIAQNFFRPRDKAVAAKYASQFPGMSLLTIDSDFGGWKKAQPKFFADGGVFDKIYQPGN; translated from the coding sequence ATGTTTGGTCGCAGACTGAAATTGACCCATACCCTCGCCGCCATCGCGGTCGCGGCAAGCGTTGCCCTCGGCGTGGGCGCTGCGCGCGGAACTCAAGTCACAATCCTCAACGCATCGTACGATCCGACCCGCGAACTTTACCAATCGATCAACGCCCGGTTCGCGAAGGATTGGAAAGCGAAGACCGGCCACGACGTCACCGTCTACCAATCGAACGGCGGCTCGGGCAAGCAGGCCCGCGCGGTAATCGACGGTCTGGATGCCGACGTGGTGACGCTCGCCCTCGCTGGCGATATCGATGCGATCGCCGAGAAGGCGAACCTGCTCCCGTCGAACTGGCAATCGCGGCTGCCCGACAACAGTTGTCCCTACACTTCGACCATCGTGCTGGTGGTGCGCAAGGGAAATCCGAAAAAGATCCACGACTGGGATGACCTGGTAAAACCGGGCGTCTCGGTAATCACGCCCAATCCGAAGACCTCGGGCGGCGCGCGATGGAATTTCCTGGCCGCGTGGGGGTACGCGCTCAAACGCAACGGCGGCGACGAGAAAAAGGCGGCGGCGTTCGCCGGCGCGCTTTACAAAAACGTGCCGGTGCTCGATTCCGGTGCGCGCGGCTCGACGACCACTTTCGTCGAGCGCGAAATCGGCGACGTGCTGATCGCGTGGGAAAACGAGGCGCGGATGGCGATCAAGCAATTTGGCGCCGACCAGTTCGAGATCGTGTATCCGTCGGTCAGCATCCTGGCCGAACCTCCCGTCGCGTGGGTGGACAAGGTGGACGGCCGTCGCGGCACGGCCGCCATCTCCAAGGCATATCTGGAGTTCCTGTACGCGCCCGCGGCCCAGGAAATAATCGCGCAGAATTTTTTCCGTCCGCGCGACAAGGCCGTCGCCGCGAAGTATGCGAGTCAATTTCCAGGCATGAGCCTGCTGACGATCGATTCGGATTTTGGCGGATGGAAAAAGGCGCAGCCCAAGTTTTTCGCCGACGGCGGCGTATTCGACAAGATCTATCAACCGGGAAATTAG
- a CDS encoding YezD family protein, whose amino-acid sequence MKAESILSGRREVQPEPEPGDEILRRIASAISGVRFGSVEVVIQDSRVVQIERKEKFRFDKPGRG is encoded by the coding sequence ATGAAAGCCGAATCAATTCTTTCCGGCCGGCGCGAGGTTCAGCCCGAGCCCGAGCCAGGCGACGAGATTCTGCGGCGCATCGCAAGCGCCATCAGCGGCGTGCGTTTCGGCTCGGTAGAGGTCGTAATCCAGGACTCGCGAGTCGTGCAAATCGAGCGCAAAGAGAAATTTCGCTTCGACAAGCCCGGTCGTGGGTAA
- the cysT gene encoding sulfate ABC transporter permease subunit CysT, with protein MATRRNNVLPGFGLTLGFTLAYLGIVVLIPISTIFFKTFTLTWPQFWAAVASPRTIAAYRLSFGASVAGASVNSVFGFIVAWSLVRYEFPGKMLIDVMVDLPFALPTSVAGITLTAIYAGNGWIGRYLAPLGIKVAYAPLGVVVALAFVGLPFVVRTIEPVLEDLDQEYEEAAATLGASRLQTFVLVIAPALIPALLTGFALAFARALGEYGSVVFISGNMPMRTEVVPLLIMSKLEQFDYAGATAIAVVMLTASFVILLGINLLQRWSSRRLAA; from the coding sequence ATGGCGACGAGACGCAACAACGTGCTGCCGGGATTCGGCCTGACGCTGGGCTTCACCCTGGCGTACCTCGGAATCGTCGTGCTGATTCCGATCTCGACGATCTTCTTCAAGACTTTCACTCTGACCTGGCCGCAGTTCTGGGCCGCGGTCGCAAGCCCGCGCACCATTGCGGCCTACCGGCTGAGCTTCGGCGCCTCGGTGGCGGGAGCTTCGGTTAACTCGGTGTTCGGGTTCATCGTGGCGTGGAGCTTGGTGCGCTATGAATTTCCCGGGAAGATGCTGATTGACGTGATGGTCGATCTGCCGTTCGCGCTGCCGACTTCGGTGGCGGGAATCACTCTCACCGCGATTTATGCGGGCAACGGATGGATTGGGCGGTACCTCGCGCCGCTTGGAATAAAAGTCGCGTACGCTCCGCTCGGAGTGGTAGTCGCGCTTGCTTTCGTCGGGCTGCCGTTCGTGGTTCGCACCATCGAGCCGGTGCTCGAGGATCTCGATCAGGAATACGAGGAGGCGGCGGCGACGCTCGGCGCAAGCCGCTTACAGACGTTCGTATTGGTGATCGCGCCCGCGCTGATTCCCGCGCTGCTGACTGGATTCGCACTTGCGTTCGCGCGCGCGCTCGGTGAATACGGCTCGGTCGTGTTCATTTCAGGCAACATGCCGATGCGTACCGAAGTGGTGCCGCTGCTGATCATGAGCAAGCTCGAGCAATTCGATTACGCCGGCGCGACGGCGATCGCGGTGGTGATGCTGACGGCGTCGTTCGTGATTCTGCTCGGCATCAACCTGCTGCAAAGGTGGAGCAGCCGCCGCCTGGCGGCTTGA
- a CDS encoding ferredoxin, giving the protein MKVVVDLKLCEGNTKCQQTAPEVFEVRDDDKSHLLIDSPPERMREKVKLAARLCPRQAITVSDE; this is encoded by the coding sequence ATGAAGGTCGTTGTCGATCTGAAACTGTGCGAGGGAAACACGAAATGCCAGCAGACGGCGCCGGAAGTGTTCGAGGTGCGAGACGACGACAAGAGCCATCTGTTGATCGACAGTCCGCCCGAGCGTATGCGCGAAAAGGTCAAGCTTGCGGCGCGGCTGTGTCCCCGCCAGGCCATTACGGTCAGCGACGAGTAG
- a CDS encoding cytochrome P450, which translates to METENALSLESLNIIGPDHYAKNGYPHREWTYLRKHKPVFWCEYPKTDPFWAITKHADIIQISKQPRLFLNGPRLLVFVNENGIERGPTPPFRHLLDMDPPEHGEYRAVVSRHFTPRQVRPMQPEIESITRQVLDDVTGRDQCDFVTDVSSKIPLAVIAELLGVPHKDWEQLFRWTNETIGGGDPEFQAGTTAQETMDRSRLGLFQYFTDMVVDRMKHPTNDITSVVANGKVNGQPIPQFEMLSYYFLLVVAGNETTRNATTGGLQAFIEHPDQWQKLKRNPALIDSAVEEIVRWTSPVIQFARTATEDTVIRGQKIKAGESVCLFYPSANRDEEVFAEPFKFDISRDPNPQIAFGIGQHSCLGANLARLELKVIFSQLAQRLDHAELAGPVDRLRSSFVGGIKHMPIRMKMTPAAAPA; encoded by the coding sequence ATGGAAACTGAGAACGCACTGTCGCTGGAATCGTTGAACATCATTGGACCCGACCATTACGCGAAAAACGGCTATCCGCATCGCGAGTGGACGTATCTGCGCAAGCACAAACCGGTTTTCTGGTGCGAGTACCCAAAGACCGATCCATTTTGGGCGATCACCAAACACGCCGACATCATTCAGATTTCCAAGCAGCCGCGACTGTTCCTCAACGGTCCCCGCTTGCTGGTGTTTGTCAACGAGAACGGGATCGAGCGCGGTCCGACGCCGCCGTTCCGCCATCTGCTCGACATGGATCCACCGGAACACGGGGAATATCGCGCGGTTGTCAGCCGCCATTTCACGCCGCGCCAGGTGCGTCCGATGCAGCCTGAAATCGAGAGCATCACGCGACAGGTGCTCGACGACGTGACCGGGCGCGACCAGTGCGACTTCGTCACCGACGTATCGTCGAAGATTCCACTGGCCGTCATCGCCGAGTTGCTGGGTGTTCCGCATAAAGATTGGGAACAACTCTTCAGATGGACCAACGAGACGATCGGCGGCGGCGACCCCGAGTTCCAGGCGGGAACGACCGCGCAGGAGACGATGGATCGTTCGCGGCTGGGCCTGTTCCAGTATTTCACCGACATGGTGGTGGACCGGATGAAGCACCCGACCAACGACATCACCAGCGTCGTCGCCAACGGCAAGGTCAACGGCCAGCCGATACCGCAGTTCGAGATGCTGTCGTACTATTTCCTGCTGGTCGTGGCCGGCAACGAGACCACACGCAACGCGACCACCGGCGGTCTGCAAGCTTTCATCGAGCATCCGGACCAGTGGCAAAAACTCAAGCGCAATCCCGCCTTGATCGACTCGGCGGTCGAAGAGATCGTGCGCTGGACATCACCGGTTATTCAGTTCGCGCGGACCGCGACCGAAGATACGGTGATTCGCGGCCAGAAAATCAAAGCTGGCGAATCGGTATGCCTGTTTTATCCGTCGGCGAACCGCGATGAAGAAGTTTTCGCGGAGCCTTTCAAGTTCGACATCAGCCGCGATCCGAATCCGCAGATCGCATTCGGCATCGGCCAGCATTCCTGTCTCGGCGCCAACCTGGCGCGGCTCGAACTGAAGGTGATTTTCAGCCAACTGGCGCAGCGCCTCGATCACGCCGAACTCGCCGGTCCTGTTGACCGGCTGCGCTCGAGCTTCGTCGGCGGAATCAAGCACATGCCGATCCGCATGAAGATGACGCCGGCGGCTGCCCCAGCCTGA
- a CDS encoding LLM class F420-dependent oxidoreductase, producing MTEFGISMFPTDYAIQPIELALAAEERGFESMFFPEHTHIPASRKTPFPGGTELPKEYWHTHDPFVALGAAAAVTKKLKLGTGVCLVVERDPITLAKEVASLDMISGGRVIFGIGAGWNVEEMENHGAVFKRRWKIVKEKVLAMRQIWTREAAEFHGEFVNFDPIWSFPKPVQAGGPPIILGSQSPRTFDRVAEYCDGWMPINMPRYDLAANLKALAEAGTKAGRKKLPVSMFGVGSNEEHIKTFLDLGLDRLIFALRPAPRDTVLPMLDKYARLKDKAR from the coding sequence ATGACCGAATTCGGAATCTCGATGTTCCCGACTGACTACGCAATCCAGCCGATCGAACTTGCGCTCGCGGCTGAAGAACGCGGCTTCGAGTCGATGTTCTTTCCCGAGCACACTCACATACCCGCGTCGCGCAAGACGCCCTTCCCCGGCGGAACCGAATTGCCAAAAGAGTACTGGCATACGCACGATCCGTTCGTCGCGCTCGGCGCGGCGGCCGCGGTAACCAAAAAACTCAAACTCGGCACCGGTGTATGCCTGGTGGTCGAGCGCGATCCGATCACGCTCGCCAAGGAAGTGGCGTCGCTCGACATGATTTCGGGCGGCCGCGTGATCTTCGGCATCGGCGCGGGCTGGAACGTCGAGGAAATGGAGAATCATGGCGCGGTGTTCAAGCGGCGGTGGAAAATCGTCAAGGAAAAAGTTCTCGCGATGCGCCAAATATGGACCAGGGAGGCGGCCGAGTTTCACGGCGAGTTCGTGAACTTCGATCCGATTTGGTCGTTTCCCAAACCGGTGCAGGCGGGTGGGCCGCCGATTATCCTCGGTTCGCAATCGCCCAGGACGTTCGATCGCGTCGCCGAGTATTGCGACGGATGGATGCCGATCAATATGCCGCGTTACGATCTCGCCGCCAACCTGAAAGCGCTTGCCGAAGCGGGGACGAAGGCCGGCCGCAAGAAACTTCCCGTCTCGATGTTTGGCGTCGGTTCAAACGAGGAACACATCAAAACATTCCTCGACCTTGGCCTCGATCGGCTGATTTTCGCGCTGCGCCCCGCCCCGCGCGATACCGTGCTCCCGATGCTCGACAAGTACGCTCGGCTGAAGGACAAGGCGCGCTGA
- the cysW gene encoding sulfate ABC transporter permease subunit CysW, whose amino-acid sequence MGGQPQREPKRPGTADPPMVRLALIAIALVFLALFIFIPVLAVFAEALRKGVGAYFAAIADPEARAAIRLTLMTAAIAVPLNVTFGIAASWAIARFDFPGKQTLLTLIDIPFSVSPVIAGMLFVLLLGVRAPLGAFLADHGVRVIFAEPGIVLATIFVTFPLAARELIPIMQAVGSEEEEAAIVLGAGGWQMFFRVTIPNVKWGLLYGLVLCNARAMGEFGAVSVVSGHIRGHTITMPLYVEILYDDYQFVAAFAVSSLLTLLAIATLIARRFLERRVVPVKQAHDGLTVKVAP is encoded by the coding sequence ATGGGCGGCCAGCCGCAACGCGAACCGAAAAGACCCGGGACGGCGGATCCGCCGATGGTCAGGCTCGCGCTGATCGCGATCGCGCTGGTGTTCCTGGCGCTGTTTATTTTCATCCCGGTGCTCGCGGTTTTCGCCGAGGCGCTGCGCAAGGGCGTCGGCGCTTACTTTGCCGCAATCGCCGATCCTGAGGCCCGCGCCGCAATTCGGCTGACGCTGATGACCGCCGCGATCGCAGTGCCGCTCAACGTTACCTTCGGAATCGCCGCATCATGGGCGATCGCGCGCTTCGATTTTCCCGGCAAGCAAACTCTGCTGACGCTGATCGACATACCGTTCTCGGTCTCACCGGTCATCGCGGGGATGCTGTTCGTGCTGCTGCTCGGGGTGCGCGCGCCGCTGGGCGCCTTCCTTGCGGATCACGGCGTCAGGGTGATCTTTGCGGAGCCGGGAATCGTGCTCGCGACAATCTTCGTCACATTTCCGCTGGCCGCGCGCGAGCTCATCCCGATCATGCAGGCGGTCGGCAGCGAGGAGGAAGAAGCCGCGATCGTGCTGGGCGCCGGCGGATGGCAAATGTTTTTTCGGGTGACGATCCCCAACGTCAAATGGGGGCTGCTTTACGGGCTGGTGTTGTGCAACGCGCGCGCGATGGGCGAGTTCGGCGCGGTCTCGGTGGTTTCGGGGCATATCCGCGGGCACACGATCACGATGCCGCTGTACGTCGAGATTCTTTACGATGATTACCAGTTCGTGGCCGCGTTTGCGGTCTCGTCGCTGCTTACCCTGCTTGCGATCGCGACGCTCATCGCCAGGCGTTTCCTGGAGCGCCGGGTGGTTCCCGTAAAGCAGGCGCACGACGGCCTGACGGTCAAAGTTGCGCCGTGA
- a CDS encoding OprO/OprP family phosphate-selective porin, whose protein sequence is MRKCTLPILPVLLAAAITGVFIPAEAAHAQSKPSTDPRDQEIELLKKEVKQLEQRVDTLEGLDQKVKVIDRKLEVQEGTQQRKALEMPIAKVGDEGFSLSSPNHDYNIGFGGIFQGDGRFFTSGSDKDVGSTFFLNRVRPIVTGSLAKYYNFNITPDFGQGKVVLQDTYLNITYFDFASLRAGKYKAPLDIERLQSDRDLEFSERSEIQNLVPNRDTGFDLHGGLLDGRVFYDAALMNGVPNNTASDTVDIDNNDGKDFVGRVFTTPFELSENEWLKGLGFGFAASYGDERGSTTSSYKTYGQSTWFSYTKGVTASGLRTRLEPQAYYYWRSFGLLGEYASDQHSLNRFVTVGKGGPSIRQINDTDSFSDDGYMVQGSYLLTGEDASYGWVKPTHPFDPRIGWWGGWELAARLSNLATDSRQFKLGFADPTVSAKTATEYALGLNWYLSSNTKWQFDYARTFFDAGAGVPGAVKDRPDESVFESQLQISF, encoded by the coding sequence ATGAGAAAATGCACTTTGCCGATCCTGCCAGTCCTGCTGGCGGCGGCAATCACCGGGGTGTTTATCCCCGCCGAGGCGGCGCATGCGCAGTCGAAGCCGTCCACCGATCCGAGAGATCAGGAAATCGAATTGCTCAAGAAGGAAGTGAAGCAACTCGAGCAGAGAGTCGACACGCTGGAAGGGCTTGACCAAAAAGTGAAGGTCATCGACCGCAAACTCGAAGTTCAGGAGGGGACCCAGCAGCGAAAGGCGCTCGAGATGCCGATCGCCAAGGTGGGCGACGAGGGATTCTCGCTCTCTTCGCCCAACCACGACTACAATATCGGTTTCGGCGGAATCTTCCAGGGCGACGGCCGCTTCTTCACCAGCGGCAGCGATAAGGACGTCGGCAGCACATTCTTCCTGAACCGAGTGCGCCCGATTGTCACCGGCTCGCTTGCGAAGTACTACAACTTCAACATCACGCCCGACTTCGGCCAGGGCAAGGTCGTACTGCAAGACACCTACCTCAATATCACCTATTTCGATTTTGCCAGCCTGAGGGCCGGGAAGTACAAGGCGCCGCTGGATATCGAGCGCCTACAGTCGGATCGCGACCTGGAATTCAGCGAACGTTCGGAGATCCAGAATTTGGTCCCGAACCGCGACACTGGCTTCGACCTGCACGGCGGACTTCTGGACGGCCGCGTCTTCTATGACGCCGCGCTGATGAACGGAGTGCCGAACAACACCGCGTCGGATACGGTTGACATTGACAACAACGACGGCAAGGACTTCGTCGGCCGCGTCTTCACGACGCCGTTCGAACTCAGCGAAAACGAATGGCTCAAGGGGCTTGGGTTCGGTTTCGCCGCGTCTTATGGCGATGAGCGCGGCAGCACGACCTCGTCCTACAAGACCTACGGCCAGAGCACCTGGTTCTCCTACACCAAGGGCGTGACGGCGTCAGGATTGCGCACGCGCCTCGAGCCGCAGGCCTACTACTACTGGCGCAGCTTCGGGTTGTTAGGCGAATACGCGTCGGATCAGCACTCGCTGAACAGGTTCGTTACAGTCGGGAAGGGCGGCCCGTCCATAAGGCAAATCAACGACACCGACAGCTTCAGCGACGACGGCTACATGGTGCAGGGCTCCTACCTGTTGACGGGCGAAGACGCGTCCTACGGGTGGGTCAAGCCGACTCATCCGTTCGACCCGCGGATCGGATGGTGGGGCGGATGGGAGTTGGCCGCCAGACTCAGCAACCTCGCCACGGATTCCCGCCAGTTCAAACTGGGTTTCGCCGATCCGACCGTGTCCGCGAAGACTGCGACCGAGTACGCGCTGGGTCTCAACTGGTATCTGAGCTCCAACACTAAATGGCAGTTCGACTACGCGCGCACGTTCTTCGACGCGGGCGCCGGTGTGCCGGGCGCGGTCAAGGACCGGCCGGACGAAAGCGTCTTCGAGTCGCAACTGCAGATTTCGTTCTGA
- a CDS encoding S9 family peptidase, whose protein sequence is MTSAISPPASFAQSPPLIPRDTLLGNPERANPHIAPDGKRLAWLAPDEHEILQVWVRTVGQHDARVVTADKRRGIQSYGWAFDSKTILYAQDAAGDENFHLFAVDLDSHNIRDLTPWEGVRSGVVASSPKFPGRILVALNLRNRKLMDVYRIDLRTGAVELDTQNPGDVAGWLADDDLIVRAATVTTPDGGTELRIRDSAAGPWRTLMKAAMEDNLAALDLSLDGQSIFLSSSIGTDTARLVRHEIASGMETVVAHSDDADLSDAMIQPTRHVVQAAAFDPGRMHWTVVDPSVQADFDAIAKITTGDFTVVDRDLADHTWLVSFVSDRAPARYYSWDRAARKATFLFSTQPKLDDAPLAAMKPVEFAARDGMKINGYLTLPVGAPPKNLPLVLAVHGGPWARDSWGFNPYIQLLANRGYAVLQINFRGSTGFGKKYLHAGDRQWGLKMQSDLSDGVKWAVDQAIADPKRVAIFGGSYGGYAALAGAAFTPELYRCAVDECGPSNLFTLLESFPPYWEVARSLFFTRVGNPGDPKDKELLTAASPLFSADKIKIPMLIGQGANDPRVKQAEAEQIVDAIARHHGSAAYVLYADEGHGFVRPENRLDFTARMEKFLADNLGGRYEPMKGDSIPGATAKLRVVGASPPTHQN, encoded by the coding sequence ATGACTTCGGCAATTTCCCCGCCCGCCAGCTTCGCCCAGTCGCCACCGCTGATTCCGCGCGACACTCTGCTCGGCAATCCCGAGCGCGCCAATCCGCATATCGCGCCCGATGGCAAACGGCTGGCATGGCTTGCTCCCGATGAGCACGAAATCCTGCAGGTGTGGGTGCGAACCGTCGGCCAGCATGACGCGCGCGTCGTCACCGCCGACAAGCGCCGTGGAATCCAATCCTACGGATGGGCGTTCGATTCGAAAACGATCCTCTACGCACAGGACGCCGCCGGCGACGAAAACTTCCACCTGTTCGCCGTCGATCTCGATTCGCACAACATCCGCGATTTGACGCCTTGGGAGGGCGTGCGCTCCGGGGTCGTCGCGTCCAGTCCGAAATTTCCCGGCCGGATACTGGTTGCCCTCAATCTACGGAACCGCAAATTGATGGACGTCTATCGAATCGACCTGCGCACCGGCGCCGTCGAACTCGATACCCAAAACCCCGGCGACGTTGCGGGATGGCTGGCCGACGACGACCTGATCGTGCGCGCGGCCACGGTCACGACCCCGGACGGCGGCACCGAGCTTCGGATTCGCGACAGCGCGGCTGGTCCGTGGCGCACTTTGATGAAAGCCGCGATGGAAGACAACCTGGCGGCGCTGGACTTAAGCCTGGACGGGCAATCGATCTTTCTCAGCAGTTCGATCGGGACGGACACCGCTCGCCTGGTGCGCCATGAGATCGCGTCGGGGATGGAAACGGTTGTCGCGCACAGCGACGATGCGGACCTGAGCGACGCGATGATTCAGCCGACCCGTCACGTCGTGCAGGCAGCCGCGTTCGACCCCGGCCGGATGCACTGGACCGTGGTCGATCCGTCGGTTCAGGCCGACTTCGACGCGATCGCGAAAATCACCACCGGAGATTTCACCGTCGTTGACCGCGACCTCGCCGACCACACGTGGCTCGTCTCGTTCGTAAGCGACCGTGCGCCGGCGCGCTACTACTCGTGGGATCGCGCGGCAAGGAAAGCGACCTTTCTGTTCAGCACCCAGCCCAAACTCGACGACGCGCCGCTCGCTGCGATGAAGCCGGTTGAATTCGCCGCCCGCGACGGAATGAAAATCAACGGTTACCTCACGCTTCCAGTCGGCGCGCCGCCAAAGAATCTCCCGCTTGTGCTCGCGGTGCACGGCGGACCGTGGGCGCGCGACAGTTGGGGCTTCAATCCCTACATCCAACTGCTGGCGAACCGGGGCTACGCCGTGCTGCAGATAAACTTTCGCGGCTCGACCGGATTCGGAAAGAAGTATCTGCACGCCGGCGACCGCCAATGGGGCCTCAAGATGCAGAGCGACCTGAGCGACGGCGTCAAGTGGGCCGTGGATCAAGCGATTGCCGATCCGAAGCGAGTCGCGATATTCGGCGGTTCGTACGGCGGCTACGCGGCGCTGGCCGGGGCGGCTTTCACGCCCGAGCTGTATCGATGCGCCGTGGACGAATGCGGCCCGTCGAATCTGTTCACGTTGTTGGAGTCATTTCCGCCGTATTGGGAAGTCGCGCGTTCGCTGTTCTTCACCAGGGTTGGGAATCCCGGCGATCCCAAGGACAAGGAGCTGCTGACCGCGGCGTCGCCGCTGTTCTCCGCCGACAAAATAAAAATCCCGATGCTGATAGGCCAGGGCGCAAACGATCCACGCGTGAAGCAGGCCGAAGCCGAGCAGATCGTCGATGCGATCGCCAGGCATCACGGGAGCGCGGCGTACGTCTTATATGCCGACGAAGGCCACGGCTTCGTGCGGCCCGAAAACCGGCTCGACTTCACCGCCCGCATGGAAAAGTTCCTGGCCGACAATCTGGGCGGGCGCTACGAGCCGATGAAAGGCGATTCCATTCCCGGCGCGACCGCGAAGCTCCGCGTCGTAGGCGCATCGCCGCCGACGCATCAGAACTAG
- a CDS encoding Rrf2 family transcriptional regulator, protein MLSKKSKYALKAMMVLAKEYGQGPVLISDLAQREDIPRKFLELILLELKNQGLLQSKKGKGGGYFLRRDPQLISVGQIVRLLDGPIAPLPCVSKMAYMRCRECRDERTCAIRFVMKEVRDATAKIMDSTSLADMLKHVEAVVTGKESLSFAI, encoded by the coding sequence ATGCTTTCGAAAAAGTCGAAATACGCACTCAAGGCGATGATGGTATTGGCCAAGGAATACGGTCAGGGACCCGTGCTCATTTCTGATTTGGCCCAGCGCGAAGATATTCCGCGCAAGTTTCTGGAACTGATCCTGCTCGAACTCAAGAACCAGGGACTCCTCCAGAGCAAGAAGGGTAAGGGCGGCGGATATTTTCTTCGCCGCGATCCTCAGCTGATCAGCGTTGGGCAAATAGTACGCTTACTGGACGGGCCAATCGCACCATTGCCATGCGTCAGCAAGATGGCATACATGCGATGCCGTGAATGCCGCGACGAGCGCACCTGTGCAATTAGATTTGTGATGAAGGAAGTCCGCGACGCGACCGCGAAGATAATGGACTCGACTTCGCTGGCCGACATGCTCAAGCACGTCGAGGCGGTAGTGACCGGCAAGGAATCGTTGAGTTTTGCGATTTGA